The DNA window TGTGTGACTCGTCTCTGCGCCCAGCGGAGATCGGGCGCGGCGGGCGCCGGCCGGAGCCGGCTTCCCCCTGAACGAACGGCCTCCGCCGTTTCTGACCCACCCCCGCGCCGCCCCGCCCGCGCCCGCTATCGAACGTTAGATCGAAACTCCGTCACGCTCCTGCGGGGTGCGTGACGGAGGGTGCGGGAAGCTCCTGGAAAACGGCGAAAATCCTGCCCACGAACGTGGAATGGGGACCTAAGGTGCAGGACGCCTCCACGAATGTCAAGCGATTCGCCCCCGCGGCGGCGCACCCGCCGGCCAGCCCCGCGGGCACTGCACGATTCGTACTACGGATCGCGCGGCCCCTGGCGCATAGTTGCCCATGCGGATGCATAATTATACTCACCGGGAGCTGGTCCTGTCTACACGGTGCGGCGGAGCCGGTTCCGCCTATCCTTACCTCACCAAATCAGTTACGCAGCCCGTTCCCCGCCACCGGAAACTGAGCCGCGCTCAGCTCTCCCGCACCGGTATGCACGTACCGTGCTCGCGGGCGGGCACTGCACGCAACGGCGCCGATTTCGCTCCCCGCCGGCCGCCGCGCGCGCCTCCCGCCGCGGCGCGCAGGCGCGCCGGGCCCTCGCGAGGACGCGGTGACGCACCGCGTCCCCATCGCGCCGAAACAGGTAAAGCGGCCTCTTCCCGTCGGATGCGCCCCGCGGTCACGGCGCCGCCGCGCGCCACCCCGCGAGCGCGAGCGCGGCCCAGCCGCCCAGGAGGCAGAGGCCGCCCAGCGGGGTGACGGCGCCCAGCCACCGCGCGCCGGTGAGCGCCAGCAGGTACAGGCTCCCGGAGAAGACCAGGATGCCGGCGGTGAACAGCCACCCCGGGAGCGCCCAGCCGCCGCCCGGCCAGCGCGCGGCGGCCGTCGCCACGGCCAGCAGCGCCAGGGCGTGGTACATCTGGTAGCGCGCGCCGGTCTCGAAGACGGCTAGGAGGTCGGCCGAGAGGCGCTCGCGCAGCGCGTGCGCGCCGAACGCCCCCGCCGCCACGCCCAGCAGGCCGAAGACGCAGCCGAGGATCCAGAAGGTTCGGACCATGCGAGCGGGTGCGGGCCGGTGACGGTCGAAAGGCTCGGGCGGAGGAGAATGCCGAAAGGAGGAGCCGCGCGCCAGCGGCGCCCGCCTCACGGGAGGTCGAAGCCCCTGGCGCGCACCTCCAGGCGGTGGCGGCGCGGGTCGGCACGGAAGAGGAGGCCGGCGCGCCGCTCGCTGTCGCCGGGGATGTAGTCGATGGTGACGTCGCTGGTCTCCACCGCGCCGGTGTCGGCCCTGAGCTCGCCCTCGACCTGCACCTGGGCGGCGGTGGTGGCGCCGCGGTTCTCGGCGTGGACCTCCACCAGCCAGCCGGCGCTGGTGCGTGTGACGGCCCCGGCGCGGACCACGAGGTCCGGCGGGGTGTTCTCTTCCGTCGCCGCCTCGTGGGCCAGGAAGGCGATGGTCCCGCCCACCATCAGCGCGCCGAGCGCCGCCGCCGCCCACTCCCAGCGGCTGCGCACGTTGCGGGGGCGGTCGTCCCCCGCCCCGCCGCCCGCCTCCCCGCCGCGTCCGTCCCGGGCCACGCGCCGTTCTCCGGTCTAGAGGATGAGCCGCGCCG is part of the Longimicrobium sp. genome and encodes:
- a CDS encoding DUF423 domain-containing protein — protein: MVRTFWILGCVFGLLGVAAGAFGAHALRERLSADLLAVFETGARYQMYHALALLAVATAAARWPGGGWALPGWLFTAGILVFSGSLYLLALTGARWLGAVTPLGGLCLLGGWAALALAGWRAAAP
- a CDS encoding TIGR02588 family protein — its product is MARDGRGGEAGGGAGDDRPRNVRSRWEWAAAALGALMVGGTIAFLAHEAATEENTPPDLVVRAGAVTRTSAGWLVEVHAENRGATTAAQVQVEGELRADTGAVETSDVTIDYIPGDSERRAGLLFRADPRRHRLEVRARGFDLP